GCTCCGGTCCCGATGGGGAGCATGGCGTGCTCAGCGCGCGACGCCTGTGCGCAATTTTGCCCCGCAGCGCTTCTGTGAAATGAATGGGGGCGGTTGGACGTCTCTGTGTTTAAGAGGTAGGGCGCTTTGACTcacttttaatgtgtaaaatagaGAAAACTATTCAAGTCGAGTTGCGTGACTCACGCGGACTTCAATCACAAAGGCCACATGGGAGTTTCATGTGTGACACCAACAAATCATGTTTTCATGTGCGACACCTCTCCTTTTGACGGAGAGCCGTTACTTGGGATTTTTAATTGTCCATTAACTTGTACCGTGTACATGTTATACATTTAACTGAAATTAATCACAGTAGTGAAAGTAATTACGAGATGACCTACAGTAATTGCCCTATAAATACATCTAGTGCATTACTACTACTTAACACTAATACAATGTGACCAAAACGTTTTCATCTCacccttgttttgtttttccataGATTGTCTAAACAGTGCATGCAAACTAAGCTTTAGGAATCCCAGCTGAAAAAAGCTATATATAGAACTTCATGGTTATAATGGGATATTGTGTTGGTAATTATAATGGCTTCTGTGTGGTCTCTATACTGGTAaacttttcaggttttattggTGGGAAGTTGTGTCAAATGGAAACAGTCATACTGGAATATGGCCCAAAACATcctaaataaaacaagtttgtAATGGTTCTAATGGTATACAGCTGATGCTTTATAACGGTGTTTAATGGAAACCTTTtggggattttttttaaacgcagGGAACATTAAACTACACCAACATAACTAGTTTAGTGTTTTCcattaaactaaatgaaaatctaaaatctaactCGCCGGATGTCGCCACAGTTTTATGACATTTCATTACATGCAGCATTCATTTTGTGTATGGTTTCGGTTCAATTTAAATTTGTTCAAATTTAAATTGATCAGGCGTCTGAGATTGTTTTGTGTCTTGAATGTTCTTTAGGGGGCCACAAAGACTCACTTATAAAAAGCTTGAGAACCGCTGATCAAACTAAAtggaaatgtaataaatattattCGAACTAACTATGAGACATGTTAATTAGCTTAAATATAGTTGAAACATTACACTCAACATGATTACATTCTACTACAATAAACTAGGACTGACTGGACGTGTTATGCAATTCATTCCAGTCTAAACTGAATATTTTAGATAAAAGTTAACTTTAAGGTAGAGTAATATTAAGAAACAAATTCCCAGACTAAGCAGGGTTTGGAAAAACACATCCACAAATAACATTCCCTTAAGAGTGCAGGGATGCTTTGTgcacagcgccaccttgtgCCACTATAAAACCTGGAATTCTCATTATGAAAAGTATGATTGACAGGTAGATTTTGTCTTGACGGAATGGGTGTGTGCGCtgtacttgtaaacaaacaatgtaGGGTGAAGCCTAATAGTTTTCAAGAACATGAGCTATAAAacttttcactttttaaaaagaatgtacgtaatagaaaaaaataaaagagaaaacaaactaCTAACACATAAACGTATTGACAACCGTTTAATACGATAAATAGCATGAGAAAGTGGCATTTGTGCTTCTGTTGTAACCTTCGAGGCGTATAAAGACGGGTGTAACAATCGCCAGCTTAAAAATAGACTCTTCGAACATTCAAAGCCAATTACAACCAATTATATCCCATGTGTAGTGCGTGTTTGATGCTGACATACACAGAGAGGTTCTGCCACAAAGAGAAAGCTTGAGAAAATCCAATGAGGTGGTAAACAATCAAATCTGTGTGTGACAAGTAGAGAAAGAATCTTAGAAAATGTACACCTGAGAAAAATCATTTGTGAGCGCATCTTGTCAAACAGAAAGGCACAAAGTGACCGTCCGGGCTCATTTCCTCTTGCGTGGGCTCTTTTCTGAGTCCAACTTCCTGTCCTCGGAGTTGTCCTTCTTGTTCCCCCGGTTGGACGCAGATGCCCCGTGGCTTTTCTCTGTGGATTCCGCTGGTCTTTTAGTCTTGTGATCAGCTGTAGCCGATTTGGGTTTTCGGCCTCCAAAAGCCCAGGACAGGACGGCTTTGACTAGGAAGATACCAGCTACAGTTGCTAACAGGGTGGAAAGCACTAGGGACCCCGAGAGACCCTTCACCTGGCCCCGCATGAGACCGAGGGCTTGGGATACGGGCGTGTCTGAGCTAGGCTGAACGGGGAACTCTTCCTGCGCAGAAACACgtacacattttttaagtttGTTCAAAACATATGAAAGGGTAACACCTCTTGCAATAATCTGAAACAACTTCACCTTCAGTCCAGACTGTTCCAACAATTTCTTAAGAGCAGGGTCATCAAGTTTCACAACGGGCAGAAACTCCCCAGAGTATGACCTTCGCCACCACGCCTGTGGATTGGACCTtgcaaaatgtggaaaaaagtaaaaacagatTCAGGCTGCAGTGCTCTTTCAGTTCCAGTTCAGACTTCAATATGCCTGACGAGCTCAATGCTGTCCAATAAGAGTGACTTTTGAAACAAAACTTGTTTTCAATCATATAggttaaaatgcacaaaccataAACAGAATTAATCTGTCTGCAAATCAACAACTTAAATACGAATACATTTGTGAGTTActtacacaaaaatgtgttcCACTCATGTTCTATGAATAATTTTAAAGCCTAATCTCCTCATCCTTTCttacattgaaaataaaaacaatgcatctcttacaaaaattaaaaatgaccttACCTACGATCACATTATTATGAAAATTATAGTACAAATAATGATTCTGTGACCAACTCACTTGTCTTTTGCAGGATGTGTGAAGTGGTATTTGTAAAGGTTGGCTTTGATGAAAGTTGGCGGTTTCTTACTGAAGGGATATTGTGCTTCATCTGCCTGGAGCAGACCTACAActacagtaaataaatgtgagagacagagagcaaCATCATGTTAAACAATTTACCCAGAATTGAAAAAGTGAGCAATTTCATATTGCAAACTCGGTGATAAATGCATACGAAATGAATGAAAGCAAAACAATTATAGGCCTACAGGTCACATGCTTTCAGGGCTGCATGCACCAgccacaataaaaaacatttaaaaatcagtttttctgaatttactatttataggtatgtgtttaggtcaaTTACCAATAACAATAACTAACAATATTTCACCCACAATATTTCGcccaaattaaaaaatatatattgtttctGCTCAAAATAACtataattgtatatatatatatatatataaaattttcagacctcaaatactgcaaagaagttttttatatttaggaaaagttcaaaaattattttttgtgcgATGACCTCGATTTtgatcagttttcatgtgtcttgtcacgctgtcagtctttcacattgctgttggatgacttcatgtcactccCGGGGTTTGATTTTGgcgaaattcaacaaacactggaccgGAATGGCCCGATACATCGAGAAACGCTGATTAATGAAAATTTGgtatggtctcttaattttgtctgcgGCTCTATATCTCATATAATAATGTCAATATTAAGTCTGCATATATTCTGGAGCTCCTCGGAACACTTACCTTGTGGTTTGCCCTGTAAGAGGCGCTGTACGAGGCTTGTAAACCATAGGCTTTCATTATGCCCCCCTTGAGCTGCCTGCCACATCACCCACTCCAACCGCGGCTGGTGGGCTCCTGCTATAGGTGGGGCTGCATTCACACTTCCTGGTTTATACATGAGATTCATTTCCTGTAACAGGATTATAACACAGAAGTCCACTGAGAATAACCTTCAAACTTTCCTTTGAAACAATGCTTTTATCATTCGGAAAATAAAAGGATAACTTGGGTTTGTTGCAGAAGTGACCCCTTTTCCTTCTCACCTTCCACGCCAAGCCATCTTGACTGCCTTCTAAAATGATCTCAGGTCTGCCTTCAACAGATGTCGCTCTGTGCTGGACACCGTACGCCCCAACGAGCTGGTACTTCTCCACGGCGCTGTAAGCTTCTCGTACCACGGGTAAAACTTTACTTCCTGTGATGGCTGTGTATGGCACCTAAGACCCAGGAGAAAAAGATTAGCTTGTTCattacaaatgaaatataaacgtTTGAAACATATGATTATGAACAGCAGGGGGCACTACAGTATTGTACAAAATACATTCGAGGACAAACAAGAATGCAAGAAATAATAATCTTGGGCAGGCTGTGTGACTCATTAACAGTGCATTTATCACAATATTTTGTGCCGAAAAACAATACATCTCATTGCATAATCATGCACTTGTATGTTTACAATCCAGGGCAATACAATTTAaggcatttcatttttttacaataatgtAACTTACCACGCTGAGGGCGAAGATGCCCGCTGCTGCTGCCGTCATGACCGTCCACTGTAAGAGGGACCAGAGCTTGCTCATGACGCCGCGTGTGCACACGAACCTACGAATAAACACATATGATGTCATTCCTGGCTTGTGTCCCGTCACTACAGCCACGGGCTGAGATTCAGGGGAAGACAAAAACTTACTGTAACATGGCCGCTACGGCTTCCCAGGTGAACGACAGCACAGCAACCCAGACAGTGGCCACCTGAATGAACTTTAGATGCTCATCAAACTCCTTTTCTGTgaaatctgaaataaaaaaagatatatgcATTTACGGTCTTGTTTTTCCAGgtaaacagaataaaaatgttgataacTCACATTGTACGTTACAGAATACTCACCTGTTTGGGATGACAATGTTTTTTCTTCCCAGTTGATCTGCAGTTTGAAGAGTTTCACTTCACTGAACAGAATCAAGACGTAGACGCACAACTCCACCAGCAGAACCAGGACGGAGACCAAAGACTGTGTCCATGCTGAAAACCACAATCCAACAGTAAATAAGTGAGGAGGATGTTGAGAATTTCACACGATGAATACTTGTGAGGTACTGACAGAACACACAGATTGAATGGGAGTGCTTCCTAATGACAGATTTAATAACATCAATACCGAGATTACATTAATGAGCCCTTTGACCTGATCATTAAGTTTATTTCACTAATGTTACTGATGTTAAATTACTTCTAATGAGCAATAATTAATGAACGTTAACCAAAGTTATATTGCGTTCCCGTTTCATTTAGCAGGgcgaaggtcatgggtttgattcccagggaacacacatacggataaaaatgtacagcttgaacacactgcaaaaattgTTTGGCAAATGAATGAGTAATGAGGTCATACTCCTggtctttttcttctttttttgagCAGGAGAGGAGCTGAAATGATCGTCGTCCAGCAATGAGAAGCTCAGGGCGATGCTCAGCAGATTCAGAAGACCGCAGCTGCCCATGAGGATATAGCCAACTTGGAGAAATAGCTAAAGAAACAGATACAAAAGAGAGGTAAGTGAAAAATAGTCTTGTAGAAGAACATAAAAGGCGGGGTGtacgatttctcttagccgttgttgatgttcagatcaccaaaacaaacacacccctacccccatccagggctggactgggaagaaaaatcagcCCTGGTATTTTTCGAATCTGGCGCCGGGGGGATGTGGTGCATGCacacgtgtcttttgcattcgcattgtgtgcattcgcatttataatacgtcatctaagcggccaacgcctccgttccggccccatacgttagcggccaccgcctccattccggccccatacgtaagcggccaccgcctccgttccggccccatacgttagcggcccaccgggataACGCCCGGTACACCGGCCATGCCCCATCTtttgctttcgtcagcgctcggttcggctaatgtccgtcctgtgcaccttactgctgattggctacaatattgttttggtactcggcccgaatCAGATGTCTAAAGCATAATtcagaaatcggttaccccgcctttaaatggACAGTACaaagaacagaacaaagaaatgtaatatagctgcaagcagtgATGACGGGCCCAAGCCATCAACGCAAAAgcaatttgtcctactatggtagttagtGATGGccaagaagtgtttggttacaagcattcttccaaatatctttctctgtgttcatcagaacaaagaatttgacacagatttggaacaactcgagggtgagtaaatgatgataagaatttttatttttgggtgaactgtccctttaaggaactGTTGCGATGTAGTCAtgttcaaaacaaaagaaaataatattgaCTCATCCACattgtgaaaaacaaaaatagtaTTTGTGCTGCAATGTTGTCTAAATAATCTTTTCATTGGAAAATGTTCTATTGTAGAGGGGTGACCTTTTTTTGCTAGTGATATCACAATtgatttatttgtacatttgctCTCCTCACCGTTTATAAACCCAATTTATCGTAACTGCAAGAAAACTGGATGAATAATTTCTTCCAATTCCAAATAAGCGAGGAATTCAGTTGTTTTTCTATACAAGCATGTGCAAGGATGCAGAATATTATAAATACTATAACAAACCTGAATATAAAATCCAACAAGCCTCAAACGCCGAATGGGGGCAAAGAACATCAGAAGAGGCACCACGATCTCACACTGTAACAGAACCACAGCTTCAAACCTCAGCAACCATTCCGGAAGCTGATGGACGTACCAGGCCAAAGGGGTGGGGCTCATCTGGTTTTCAAGATGATGACTTAACGCTGCAAAAGAGATAGCTTCAGCTTTCAAGACACTGAAACATGAGGGTCTCGTGGGTTTCATGCTTCACACTACATGAATGCCTTAGATGCTTCACTATATCTGAACCACGACGATGTTAAAATGATTCGGGGTACCTGAGAGCTTCCACCAGGCAGGGTCACCGCTGGCCAGCTTACTCACACCTGTGCAGAAGGTCAGTCGGAAGAACAGCCAGCGGGTCAACCAAAAGGTCACGGGGTCGTGGTTCCTGCACACGGAGCAACCCAGCAGCACACCGAATGGAGCCACAAGCACAGCCAGAAACCCAGCCTCCAACAGCAGCATGTCCCTGTGAAGAGAATGACAAAGAAGTATTTCTCATCCTTAGAGGCGTCTTGTGTGTGCCACTTGCCAAATGGAATTACAAGATTAACTGGATGGAGTGATGCTTGCTTGTGCAAAATGTGCCATCGTGCTAGCATGGTTGCCATGGGAACGTTTTGCAATTACTCAAGCAAATTATTATTTACCTTCCGAACTTATCAATAATGGATAACGTGTATTTTCCAAATAGTGGACAATAGTGTTTTTATAGGATGCATGAATGGGCAGAAGACTTTGCACTAGGCAGAATTTGACTTGCAAATGTTTTCTCTGCAGCATCAACAGTAAACGGTTAAGGCTCACGTCGGTTAAACGCAATGAGACTCACCATTCTGAGCGAAGGAAGTCACCCCCCacctataaaacaaaacaacaatcacGCTGAATGATGCACACAGGTAAAAAGCTCTTTAAATaagcatttaaaataaagtcgTACAGGCTGAAATTACAagagaattgtcatttttggatgaaccatcctttcttctgtagaacacaaaaggagatattttgaataatgtcgGTAACTGAACagtggcagtacccattcacttctattgtatggacacaaaactaatgcaagtgaataggtaGCGCCGGTGttcttactgacattcttcaaaatatcttcttttgtgttctgcgggagaaagtcagtcatacacgtttgaaataacaagagggcgagcaagtaatgacagaattttcatttttgggtgaactatccctttaacgttaTGGCCAAAAGCATTTAAATGCTTTTCACAAACATAAGGCAACATGAGACCAAGAGGATTCAATTGCTCCAAGTCAATCTGTACTAACATTATATATTGAGAGGTAGAGGGCCCACAGGCAGAGGTAGACCAGACTGTCTCTCAGGAGCCCGAGGAGCACAGCACCCAGACTGAGTACCACTCCGAGCACACAGATGAGCTCCAGGGCATGTTGGGGCTCCAGACCCAGAGACGGGCCCAGCCACAGCAGGGATGGGGAGGCCCGAAACTGCTCCAGCAGGGGCCGCTGCACCTTGGGCATCAGCCGGCGCACGGGGATCATACCATCGTCGCCATACAAACCTGTCGAGAGACATAAGCAGACGCCTGGCTGACATCATCAAGGCCACAAACATTTCAACCAATGGCTGTCCTGTCTGTGTGACTTCTGATGGATTCAAATCGAGTCCCACGCCacgttttaattttacttacCGATGGTCCACGAAACGGGTTGCGCACGCAGCTGTTTACTAATGACTTTATTATGGTAGTGATGAGAGTGAGATGTATAAAAGAGATTATATGGATTATATCTCATCAACTCATCATTCTGCAAAATTGCATCTTGGGAAAAGCGTTGGTGGCAGATTCCCCCTTCGGGGGTTGCATGGATAATATGTTGTGTTTGTTCCGTGATGTACGGAAACGAAACATTAttttaaccaaacaatattgccATGTCGAAGAACAAAATACAAACTTCTTGTGTGGCTTTGTTTTTAACCCGTACGCAGCAGATGTGGCGTTAAACACTGCAAACCGATGTGCACTTGAAAATACAGCCGCATGGTGCTTGCTAACAGGGAGTGTACAAAACAACAGCAGCACAGCGCCGTGAGATCTGGAAAGACTACTTTACTGTTAGAAAACTGCTTACTGAACTTTGTCTTAATGAGAATGGCAGTTGAGAAAGTTACAGGTCCACATTTCTGACGCACATGCCACAGCACGAGCGAGCGCATCACAGGCTGGTTTAATTTAGAGAACAGGCTCCGCATTGTGCCAAGGCCAACAAATGAGTCACGGCTACTTCTCTTTTGCTCTCGTTGATTTGAAGTTATCCTGGCATAAAATACAGTCCAACCACAAGAAATGTCCATCAAATCACAATGCAATGTGGGATAGATATCCTCAACGTGGAAGAGAAACAATTGTGGGCAAGATATTGTGATGGTGGTTAAATCTGGGACAAACTACTATGCAAAAAAGGACTATTCCTAAATATAATATAGAAATATCAAAAAAATGGGGTTGTTATTgcacatatactgtactttaaatacaaaatcaatTAGATTCACTGTATGAGTAAATTAACCTGCTGTATGCACGTATGTTACTAACTCTTTGGTCAACACTGCGGTCACATGCATTCAATACTACTACTAGTACAATATTACTAAATCGAAAACGCATTCTTGCATGATCGAGTGTTTGTTGTTGCACACGAATGCACGGTCCACATGGCATACACGTGAAACACTGAATGGGTCTGTAGAAACAAAAGGCCATTCAAATGATGACGGGTCACTCACTGCGCTATGAGTACTCATCACTAACTGGCGGGGCTCCCAAACATTCAGCACATGTGAAGAATCAGAATATGACGTTGTGCTTTAGTTACGTGGGGACATCTGTAAGATCTGAAACCCTGCGATTACAATGGAAAACCGGATCCGCCATTCTGCATGGAACTAGCGTGAAGCACGATGTcctcacatttaaaatgtgaacccAAAAGTTTGCATCTAAAAACGACACCGCAGTCACGTCACCCGATTTCGCGGGAGAACGCGCGATACGCTTGAACGAATGAATGAACCGCAGGAAGCACGTTTTGTCTTTGCCACCGCCCGACATTCCGCAGCATGGGACAAGTTCAAGTTCAAGCGCAACAACCATTCATTACTGCCGCGCCCAAAATCCACCATCGACAACACAAACTTCCCTACCTGGTATCTGGATGTAGACGGACGCGAAAGCGCACACGTAGATGAGCGCAATGCTCCAAAGGAACATTTGTCTGGGCGTTTTTACTTCCCCCATCTTGTCGGCTTTTTGGAGGGATGATGTGTCACTTTGTTTCGGCGCTCGAGCTCGGTCAGATGCTCATTGGAAAAATGATGAAGCGGAATCGGAGGGGCGGAGTTTCAATTGTAGCACATGCGTGCGCGCACACCACTATCAGAGCGAAACGGGTCAAAGGAATCTTTtaccatttttaaatgtaattgtttgACCAT
The nucleotide sequence above comes from Triplophysa rosa linkage group LG24, Trosa_1v2, whole genome shotgun sequence. Encoded proteins:
- the lmf2b gene encoding lipase maturation factor 2b; this translates as MGEVKTPRQMFLWSIALIYVCAFASVYIQIPGLYGDDGMIPVRRLMPKVQRPLLEQFRASPSLLWLGPSLGLEPQHALELICVLGVVLSLGAVLLGLLRDSLVYLCLWALYLSIYNVGGDFLRSEWDMLLLEAGFLAVLVAPFGVLLGCSVCRNHDPVTFWLTRWLFFRLTFCTGVSKLASGDPAWWKLSALSHHLENQMSPTPLAWYVHQLPEWLLRFEAVVLLQCEIVVPLLMFFAPIRRLRLVGFYIQLFLQVGYILMGSCGLLNLLSIALSFSLLDDDHFSSSPAQKKKKKTRTWTQSLVSVLVLLVELCVYVLILFSEVKLFKLQINWEEKTLSSQTDFTEKEFDEHLKFIQVATVWVAVLSFTWEAVAAMLQFVCTRGVMSKLWSLLQWTVMTAAAAGIFALSVVPYTAITGSKVLPVVREAYSAVEKYQLVGAYGVQHRATSVEGRPEIILEGSQDGLAWKEMNLMYKPGSVNAAPPIAGAHQPRLEWVMWQAAQGGHNESLWFTSLVQRLLQGKPQVVGLLQADEAQYPFSKKPPTFIKANLYKYHFTHPAKDKSNPQAWWRRSYSGEFLPVVKLDDPALKKLLEQSGLKEEFPVQPSSDTPVSQALGLMRGQVKGLSGSLVLSTLLATVAGIFLVKAVLSWAFGGRKPKSATADHKTKRPAESTEKSHGASASNRGNKKDNSEDRKLDSEKSPRKRK